The sequence aaatctaaattaaacaTGCCAGCATCACACAAAGCCAAGAACATTGTATCCATCTTATTCCTATACCCAGGCTACTTTACATGCAACTGGTGTCTATTTTGTACCATGACACATTTTATCACAGAGCCGCTATCATAAGCACATGCATTCgctatttttcatttgaatttttgagTTTTCAGTTGCATCAGAGCCATTTTACTTGTCCACCACAGGTTCCAGTAACGGCGTCTTTCAACCAGTTCATCCTCTAGCCATTCTTAGGTCTTCCCCAAAAAAGGGGCTCTCCACTGCAGGCGGTTTACTGCTGATCCTCCCCCTCTACTTCCACACCTCCGAAACTCTCCCTCCTCAGTCTTTGGATCTCTGTGTTGAGCCCCAGCAGTGTCTGAGCCAGCTGGAGGTCCTGTGAGCGCATTTCCAGCTGCACAACAGCAGTGAAAGAACTGAATCGGCATGTCAGGAGATATAATGTATACACTACAGATGCAAAGACAGAAGGCCACACATGACAGATAAGACAATTACTAGGCTACATTAATACACTGCCATCAACTATGGAAAAATCAGGGACATTTCTGAACATTACAGCTAATAACAACTGTTGCAGACTACAGAGAAAAGGCACAAATTGTCAAATCTGTGAGTTAATGACAGCTTACCAGCTCGGACCTCAGCCAGGTTATTGCTCCATCTATTTGCGCCCTCCTCAGCTCTTCGTTGGCTTGGTAACTCCTGCCGATGCTGACTGGTCTGACAGTGGATCCAGAGTCTTGAGGATCTTCTCTGGACTCTCCTGTCGCTCTGAAAGCatgaatcagtttgtttttaatgttctctAGAACCATGGTGGACAAAGTATCCTCGCTGTGACTGTCCCGGTCCATGCTGAGAGGTTATGAATGTGAGGGCAATCACGTGTTGCTTCCCAGGACTttctgtgacagaaaacaaTCACATCGAACTTTTGGGCaacttcttttcttctttttctcctcttcttttctc is a genomic window of Toxotes jaculatrix isolate fToxJac2 chromosome 13, fToxJac2.pri, whole genome shotgun sequence containing:
- the si:ch211-153f2.3 gene encoding uncharacterized protein si:ch211-153f2.3, giving the protein MDRDSHSEDTLSTMVLENIKNKLIHAFRATGESREDPQDSGSTVRPVSIGRSYQANEELRRAQIDGAITWLRSELLEMRSQDLQLAQTLLGLNTEIQRLRRESFGGVEVEGEDQQ